The proteins below are encoded in one region of Penicillium psychrofluorescens genome assembly, chromosome: 4:
- a CDS encoding uncharacterized protein (ID:PFLUO_005822-T1.cds;~source:funannotate), with translation MDYNPHDLPPAYTSSPENVQADDFNKKSQSPVLLPHAEDPGFALASALSRGLQVPSRSDACSSGFDYPEELASHGITATHWAQFTQRISAEAKLSRQQWKVVIGKGLGTLAVGGLMFGFFGAIPALFIARHARRRQEQRNLVAAMAGMENQRLARHIANWNETFFQSRGVLIRVDLPDEYLDEMDEMDVGTSRPPPCADQRARAKAALKARIVVIPLNKGMSSARCESTGRVDGGFRDNETKEKNRAL, from the coding sequence ATGGACTACAATCCCCACGACCTTCCACCGGCCTACACATCCTCGCCAGAGAACGTCCAAGCAGACGACTTTAACAAGAAATCCCAATCGCCCGTCTTGCTTCCCCATGCCGAGGATCCCGGCTTCGCCCTCGCATCGGCCTTATCTCGGGGTCTTCAGGTACCCTCTCGCTCCGATGCCTGTTCCTCTGGCTTTGACTACCCGGAGGAGTTGGCTTCTCACGGAATTACTGCTACCCACTGGGCGCAATTCACCCAGAGGATCTCTGCCGAAGCTAAGCTGTCGCGCCAGCAATGGAAGGTCGTCATCGGCAAGGGCTTGGGCACCTTGGCCGTGGGCGGCCTGATGTTCGGGTTCTTCGGTGCCATCCCAGCGTTATTCATTGCGCGCCATGCTCGTCGCCGTCAGGAGCAGCGAAACTTGGTCGCGGCGATGGCGGGAATGGAAAACCAACGACTGGCCCGCCACATCGCCAATTGGAATGAGACGTTCTTCCAGTCGCGGGGGGTCTTGATCCGCGTCGATCTACCCGATGAGTATCtggacgagatggacgagatggatgTTGGGACGAGCCGGCCACCGCCCTGCGCAGATCAGCGGGCTCGAGCAAAAGCAGCACTCAAGGCAAGGATTGTGGTTATTCCCCTGAACAAGGGAATGTCATCGGCTCGCTGCGAGTCAACAGGGAGAGTAGATGGAGGCTTTAGGGATAATgagacaaaagaaaaaaaccgGGCGCTGTAG
- a CDS encoding uncharacterized protein (ID:PFLUO_005823-T1.cds;~source:funannotate) codes for MTSRYRVEYALKTHRRDQLIEWIKGLLAVPFVLHSQPTTIYHEHSEGLKTAAADTHQRYAEIMRDVENLILDHIHHTRHNEPGKSKLKLLVPSIGTFFTRLYMEDAFKYQDAQRFISRRRFVAPSFNDIRLILNTAQVLALVRSSGVKLVTFDGDVTLYEDGACLTTDNPVISRILRLLQLGCKVGIVTAAGYSDAPKYYGRLQGLLDAVYDSPTLTPEQRQGLIVMGGESNFLFRFDQASKDRLAYVPRSEWLLDEMRAWHDDDITELLDIAESALRACAANLQLPAAVLRKDRAVGVYPLDGQKMHREQLEETVLVAHNTVERSAVGSRLPFCAFNGGNDVFVDIGDKSWGVRACQRYFGGISPSETLHVGDQFLSAGANDFKARLASATAWIASPAETVDLLDELEMAA; via the exons ATGACGTCTCGCTATCGTGTCGAAT ATGCGCTCAAG ACCCATCGCCGCGATCAACTGATCGAATGGATCAAA GGCCTCCTGGCCGTGCCCTTTGTGCTGCATTCGCAGCCTACCACCATCTATCACGAACATAGCGAGGGCCTCAAAACCGCCGCTGCCGACACCCACCAGCGCTATGCGGAGATCATGCGTGATGTCGAGAACTTGATCCTTGACCACA TCCACCACACCCGTCACAACGAGCCCGGCAAGTCCAAACTCAAGCTACTCGTGCCCTCTATCGGCACATTCTTTACTCGGCTGTATATGGAAGATGCATTCAAGTATCAGGATGCGCAGCGGTTCATCAGCCGGCGGCGATTTGTCGCCCCCTCCTTCAACGACATCCGTCTGATCCTGAACACGGCCCAAGTATTAGCCTTGGTCCGCTCCAGCGGGGTGAAATTGGTCACGTTTGACGGGGATGTGACGCTCTATGAGGACGGGGCTTGCCTGACGACTGATAACCCGGTCATCTCGCGAATCCTGCGTCTGCTCCAGCTAGGCTGCAAGGTTGGCATTGTCACCGCAGCCGGGTACAGTGATGCGCCCAAGTACTACGGAAGGCTACAAGGGCTCTTGGATGCTGTGTACGATTCGCCCACTCTCACTCCCGAGCAACGGCAAGGTCTCATTGTGATGGGAGGCGAGAGTAATTTTCTGTTTCGATTCGATCAAGCCTCAAAGGATCGGTTGGCCTATGTGCCACGCAGCGAGTGGTTGCTGGATGAGATGCGGGCCTGGCATGACGACGACATCaccgagctgctggacatTGCCGAGTCCGCTCTACGTGCTTGCGCCGCCAATCTACAACTCCCGGCTGCGGTGCTGCGCAAAGACCGCGCTGTCGGCGTCTACCCATTGGACGGACAGAAAATGCATCGCGAacagctggaggagacggTTCTGGTGGCCCATAACACCGTCGAACGATCAGCGGTCGGGTCGCGGCTGCCATTTTGCGCTTTCAACG GTGGCAACGACGTCTTTGTCGATATTGGCGACAAATCCTGGGGCGTGCGCGCCTGCCAGCGGTACTTTGGCGGCATCTCCCCGTCTGAGACCTTGCACGTTGGCGATCAATTCCTGTCGGCGGGGGCGAACGACTTCAAG GCCCGTCTTGCGTCCGCAACCGCGTGGATTGCCAGCCCAGCCGAGACCGTCGACCTGCTTGATgagttggagatggccgCGTAA
- a CDS encoding uncharacterized protein (ID:PFLUO_005824-T1.cds;~source:funannotate), whose amino-acid sequence METAKIPVQPPKRRRIGVLTSGGDAPGMNGAVRAVVRMTIHCDCEAYAIFEGYEGLVNGGNMIRQVHWEDVRGWLSRGGTLIGSARSMAFRERAGRMRAAKNMVLRGIDALVVCGGDGSLTGADVFREEWPSLLADLVGAGELTQEQIDPYKVLNIVGLVGSIDNDMSGTDATIGCYSSLTRICDAVDDVFDTAFSHQRGFVIEVMGRHCGWLALMSAISTGADWLFIPEIPPRDDWEDDMCSIITKNRKERGKRRTIVIVAEGAQDRQLNKISSATVKDILTQRLGLDTRVTVLGHTQRGGAACAYDRWLSTLQGVEAVRAVLEMSPESPSPVITIRENKIMRTPLMEAVQATKNVTAKIHAKDFAAAMTLRDPEFKEYHQAYLHTATPEHPKLMLPEAKRMRIAIIHVGAPAGGMNQATRAAVAYCLTRGHTPLAIHNGFPGLCRHHADKPVGSVREVKWLESDSWVNEGGSDIGTNRSLPAEDMESTAKCFELYKFDALFVVGGFEAFTAVSQLRQAREKYDAFKIPLIALPATISNNVPGTEYSLGSDTCLNTLIDFCDAIRQSASSSRRRVFVIETQGGKSGYIATMAGLSVGAVAVYIPEEGINIKMLSRDIDFLRDNFVRDKGANRAGKIILRNECASGTYTTQVIADMIKEEAKGRFESRAAVPGHFQQGGKPSPMDRVRALRMSIKCMQHIETYAGKSVDEVNADPLSAAVIGVQGSQVLFSPMGGESGLEATETDWSRRRPKSEFWLNLQEVVNVLSGRSAPGGQEGWSCYEST is encoded by the exons ATGGAGACCGCCAAGATCCCCGTCCAGCCGCCCAAGCGACGCCGCATTGGCGTCCTCACCTCCGGAGGTGACGCCCCCGGCATGAATGGCGCGGTGCGGGCGGTCGTCCGCATGACCATCCATTGCGACTGCGAGGCCTACGCCATCTTCGAGGGATACGAGGGTCTAGTGAACGGCGGCAATATGATCCGCCAGGTGCACTGGGAGGATGTCCGCGGCTGGCTGTCTCGTGGAGGCACGCTGATCGGTTCTGCTCGGAGCATGGCCTTTCGGGAACGCGCGGGTCGCATGCGGGCGGCCAAGAATATGGTCCTGCGGGGCATTGATGCGCTGGTGGTctgtggtggtgatggcagTTTGACCGGTGCTGACGTCTTCCGCGAGGAATGGCCATCCCTGCTGGCGGATCTTGTTGGGGCCGGCGAATTGACCCAGGAGCAGATCGATCCCTACAAAGTGCTCAACATCGTGGGTCTCGTGGGCTCCATCGACAATGACATGTCCGGTACCGACGCGACCATCGGCTGCTACTCATCTTTGACCCGGATCTGTGATGCGGTGGACGACGTGTTCGACACCGCCTTCTCCCACCAGCGGGGCTTCGTCATTGAGGTGATGGGCCGGCACTGTGGTTGGCTGGCCTTGATGTCAGCTATAAGCACCGGTGCCGACTGGTTGTTTATTCCGGAGATCCCCCCGCGGGACGATTGGGAAGATGACATGTGCTCAATTATCACCAAG AATCGCAAAGAACGAGGCAAACGCCGCACAATCGTGATTGTGGCCGAAGGAGCACAAGACCGCCAGTTGAACAAGATCTCGAGCGCGACCGTCAAAGATATTCTCACCCAGCGGTTGGGTCTGGACACACGGGTGACCGTCCTGGGACACACGCAGCGAGGAGGTGCGGCATGTGCATACGATCGATGGTTGTCGACTCTGCAGGGTGTCGAGGCCGTTCGAGCCGTGCTGGAGATGTCACCCGagtctccttctcccgtcATCACGATCCGGGAGAATAAAATTATGCGCACACCGTTGATGGAAGCGGTGCAAGCGACCAAAAATGTGACGGCGAAGATCCATGCCAAGGACTTTGCCGCCGCAATGACCCTCCGAGACCCCGAATTCAAGGAATATCATCAGGCCTATCTCCATACTGCAACTCCGGAACATCCCAAACTCATGCTTCCAGAGGCCAAG AGAATGAGGATCGCCATCATCCATGTCGGCGCGCCTGCCGGTGGTATGAACCAGGCCACTCGTGCCGCCGTTGCCTACTGCCTGACTCGAGGCCATACGCCCTTGGCGATCCACAATGGATTTCCTGGCCTGTGCCGTCATCATGCCGACAAACCAGTTGGTTCGGTGCGAGAGGTCAAGTGGCTAGAGTCGGACAGCTGGGTCAACGAGGGCGGTTCAGACATTGGAACGAACCGTAGTTTGCCCGCAGAGGATATGGAGTCCACAGCAAAGTGTTTCGAGCTTTACAAGTTTGATGCCCTCTTTGTAGTCGGTGGTTTCGAGGCTTTCACGGCCGTCAGCCAGCTTCGCCAGGCGCGGGAAAAGTATGATGCCTTCAAAATTCCTCTCATTGCGTTGCCGGCTACAATCTCCAACAACGTCCCCGGTACAGAGTACTCGCTCGGAAGCGATACTTGTCTGAACACCCTGATCGACTTCTGCGACGCCATCCGACAATCCGCCTCCTCATCCCGACGACGTGTATTTGTCATTGAGACCCAGGGCGGCAAGTCTGGCTACATTGCAACGATGGCCGGCCTGTCTGTGGGCGCCGTCGCCGTGTATATCCCCGAGGAGGGAATTAATATCAAGATGCTATCACGCGATATTGACTTCCTGCGCGACAACTTTGTCCGCGACAAAGGTGCTAACCGTGCGGGCAAGATCATTCTGCGCAATGAATGTGCATCCGGCACCTACACCACCCAGGTGATTGCGGATatgatcaaggaagaagcgAAGGGCCGTTTTGAATCGCGTGCTGCGGTCCCGGGACATTTCCAGCAGGGCGGCAAACCGTCACCCATGGATCGCGTCCGCGCCTTGCGCATGTCGATCAAGTGTATGCAGCACATCGAGACCTATGCGGGCAAATCCGTGGACGAGGTCAACGCGGACCCCCTGTCTGCCGCTGTCATCGGCGTCCAGGGCTCCCAGGTCTTGTTTTCGCCAATGGGTGGCGAGTCGGGCCTGGAAGCTACCGAGACCGATTGGTCGCGCCGCCGGCCGAAATCCGAGTTCTGGCTCAATCTACAGGAGGTTGTCAACGTCCTTTCGGGCCGCTCGGCACCTGGCGGCCAAGAGGGCTGGTCCTGCTATGAGAGTACGTAA
- a CDS encoding uncharacterized protein (ID:PFLUO_005825-T1.cds;~source:funannotate), with the protein MANSFTLPLRPLLEKHDRSDSLSAEIAQISNQWGSFRDVNEEILRTQIAKEKEQDGTRDDEEGPEADTTERLEQLYKRRAEITQFAMQAHMETMFALDFVSLVLSKHSPRQAETSMSAFLKQIAPLGSLNSEVVTPPPRSDSARKDVSVISRGWRIQNFNSAANKLLSAGSRLEKEIASETRYWKEVLEVKSKGWKICRLPRERQSLGVQYGFLEAIPIFRDRGLACLRRAEDGGLVLDKGLVPSKARQVRVQVKRHDQIVGCSTLPRPTSNDPESIEHRILQARDTVFEEELFHELIREARSMAMHGVTTRQNLIRIPTSEDYEILIDLVDANDDRVQSNLYHSQQDLLLADALALSIRILLSYAHRQNLRRRTQAPPPLTPKRRPVPEYHLLRPAIAYFQHMSHVRWLESFFKDIFGVLQTAGLDSARYTANFASTWKPTHASRAESPVEEFVEKFLTPLESTFSGNLLTPRGTFIVTIRTNLASPPFGTNFDVSFDMPKYADLKSPGRIGLKDEVEASITHLLMLDVISTIASHGQPTPKPVPDSKESETWDVVYPHLGELLMPSSNPERHTKMKVALSRSDLSLEVYTVRNIDGIGRGRWELRSEGSKPRIWKSSVSMDQPSLMDFVAVESSGCQ; encoded by the exons ATGGCCAATTCCTTCACTCTCCCTTTACGCCCGTTGCTCGAGAAGCACGACCGGTCAGACTCCTTGTCCGCTGAGATCGCCCAGATCAGCAACCAGTGGGGCTCCTTTCGAGATGTAAATGAAGAGATCTTGCGAACCCAGATtgccaaggagaaggagcaggatGGTACCCGGGACGATGAGGAGGGGCCAGAGGCCGACACGACCGAACGCCTGGAGCAGCTATACAAACGGCGAGCGGAAATCACGCAGTTTGCCAT GCAAGCGCACATGGAAACCATGTTTGCGCTGGATTTCGTGTCCCTTGTCCTTTCCAAACACTCCCCGCGCCAAGCGGAGACGTCCATGTCCGCCTTCCTGAAACAGATCGCGCCCCTCGGCTCGCTGAATTCCGAGGTTGTCACACCTCCTCCCCGGTCCGATTCCGCAAGGAAAGATGTCTCGGTCATATCCCGCGGGTGGAGAATCCAAAATTTCAATTCGGCCGCTAACAAGCTGCTGAGCGCTGGCTCCCGACTCGAGAAGGAAATCGCCTCGGAGACGCGGTACTGgaaggaggtgctggaggttAAGAGCAAAGGATGGAAGATATGCCGTCTGCCCAGGGAAAGGCAGTCACTAGGCGTGCAATATGGCTTCTTAGAAG CTATTCCAATCTTCCGCGACCGTGGACTGGCTTGCTTACGACGGgccgaagatggaggatTGGTACTGGACAAAGGACTGGTTCCGTCTAAAGCCCGACAGGTCCGCGTTCAAGTCAAGCGGCATGATCAAATTGTTGGCTGTTCTACATTGCCGCGCCCTACATCGAATGATCCAGAGTCGATCGAGCATCGCATCCTGCAAGCGCGTGACACCGTGTTTGAGGAAGAGCTGTTCCACGAACTAATCCGAGAAGCCCGGTCAATGGCCATGCACGGCGTGACGACACGCCAGAACCTCATTCGAATCCCGACCTCGGAGGACTATGAAATTCTGATCGATCTGGTGGATGCCAATGACGATCGTGTTCAGTCTAATCTCTATCATTCTCAACAAGACCTATTGCTTGCGGACGCTCTAGCCCTCTCCATTCGTATCCTGCTGTCCTACGCCCATCGTCAGAATCTCCGGCGTCGGACTCAggccccgccgccgctgaccCCCAAGCGACGACCTGTCCCAGAATATCACCTTTTACGTCCGGCCATCGCTTATTTTCAGCACATGTCGCATGTCCGATGGCTCGAGTCATTCTTCAAGGACATTTTTGGCGTCTTGCAAACAGCTGGTCTTGATTCGGCCCGATACACTGCCAATTTTGCTTCTACATGGAAGCCAACGCATGCCTCTCGGGCTGAATCCCCCGTTGAGGAATTTGTCGAGAAGTTTCTTACGCCCCTGGAATCTACTTTTAGCGGGAATCTACTCACGCCGCGGGGTACTTTTATCGTCACCATCAGAACCAATCTTGCCTCGCCACCATTCGGCACCAACTTTGACGTGTCTTTTGATATGCCGAAATACGCCGACCTCAAATCACCCGGTCGCATTGGCTTGAAAGACGAGGTTGAGGCCTCTATAACCCATCTCCTCATGCTCGATGTCATCTCCACTATCGCTTCCCATGGACAGCCAACACCGAAGCCTGTGCCAGATTCGAAAGAGTCAGAAACATGGGATGTGGTATATCCACATCTGGGTGAGTTGCTGATGCCGTCCTCCAATCCCGAAAGGCACACCAAGATGAAGGTCGCGCTATCCCGCTCCGACCTTTCTCTCGAAGTCTACACTGTGCGCAACATTGATGGTATCGGTCGCGGAAGATGGGAACTCCGTTCGGAAGGCTCAAAACCTCGAATCTGGAAATCTAGTGTATCGATGGATCAGCCTTCGCTGATGGACTTTGTTGCTGTCGAGTCGTCTGGCTGTCAATGA
- a CDS encoding uncharacterized protein (ID:PFLUO_005826-T1.cds;~source:funannotate) produces the protein MADPGLPRPKPTYSYWQHAPHVLADTQSSTLPTDTDHAIIGSGITGLAVAKSLLERDPSSKVTILEARTLCSGATGRNGGQMAANAGEEYSHLAQTYGPQEAGKIIKFTFRNLEKMRELVEEQDVAEVSEMQQLKKLRVFLTDGKFRDFKESIARLEGDHPSMKGIYTIIDAATTLQEYGVHGAAGAAILPAGTIWPYRLVTRVFSALLEKYPDRLTIEMNTPVESVEYNSNIASPMTTVYPYKLRTPRGPLRARSVVYCTNGYSGHLLPRLRGRVHPSKGTMTVQDPPKSVPNQGSSISWGFHYPPSYDPASKRHGYGLYYLAQSAKTGYFYFGGENTRVDESVSADDSFLAEHSVSHLRTVLPQFFGQKGSAPWHLMASWSGVMGFSSDGLPLVGRLSSALTGRSGTGEWIAAAFNGYGMANCLMSGEALARMILGENVDDWLPESYGLGERRLRETLTVPKAVNALKAKL, from the exons ATGGCCGATCCAGGTCTTCCTCGACCAAAGCCGACTTATTCTTACTGGCAGCATGCACCCCATGTCCTGGCAGACACCCAATCCTCAACTCTCCCGACTGATACAGACCATGCCATTATTGGATCCGGAATCACAGGCCTTGCAGTCGCTAAGAGCCTGCTGGAGCGCGATCCATCCTCCAAAGTAACTATTCTGGAAGCCCGCACTCTGTGCTCCGGGGCCACAGGTCGCAATGGTGGCCAAATGGCTGCCAATGCGGGAGAAGAGTATTCCCATCTTGCACAGACCTATGGCCCGCAAGAGGCCGGGAAGATTATCAAGTTTACATTTCGCAACCTAGAAAAGATGCGAGAGCTTGTTGAGGAACAGGATGTAGCGGAAGTGAGcgagatgcagcagctgaagaagctgcGAGTTTTCTTGACTGATGGGAAATTTCGGGATTTCAAAGAGAGCATTGCACGTCTCGAAGGAGACCATCCGTCTATGAAAGGCATCTATACAATCATTGACGCAGCTACGACATTGCAG GAATACGGCGTTCACGGAGCAGCCGGAGCAGCTATACTCCCTGCTGGGACAATCTGGCCATATCGTCTGGTGACAAGGGTCTTTTCGGCATTGCTGGAGAAGTATCCAGACCGATTGACTATTGAGATGAACACCCCTGTCGAGTCTGTGGAATACAATTCTAACATTGCATCCCCTATGACTACCGTTTATCCGTATAAACTTCGAACGCCTCGAGGACCACTACGCGCAAGATCGGTTGTTTATTGCACAAATGGATACAGCGGGCATCTCCTGCCCCGACTGCGAGGCCGGGTCCATCCCTCTAAAGGCACGATGACAGTCCAAGACCCCCCAAAATCGGTACCAAACCAAGGTAGTTCGATCTCGTGGGGATTTCATTATCCACCATCGTACGACCCCGCGTCCAAACGACATGGCTATGGATTGTATTATCTAGCACAGAGCGCTAAAACGGGATATTTCTActtcggcggcgagaatACACGAGTCGATGAGTCTGTTTCCGCCGACGACAGTTTCCTGGCTGAACACTCAGTCTCCCATCTCCGCACGGTGCTGCCGCAGTTCTTTGGTCAAAAAGGCTCTGCTCCGTGGCACCTCATGGCTTCGTGGAGTGGAGTCATGGGATTCTCGTCGGATGGTCTGCCTTTGGTTGGGCGGCTTTCATCGGCGCTGACAGGGAGAAGTGGCACTGGAGAGTGGATCGCTGCTGCGTTCAATGGCTATGGCATGGCCAATTGTCTTATGAGTGGCGAGGCCCTAGCGAGAATGATTTTGGGTGAAAACGTAGACGACTGGCTGCCGGAGTCATATGGCCTGGGCGAGAGGCGGCTGCGAGAGACACTGACGGTCCCGAAAGCCGTAAATGCGTTGAAGGCAAAGTTGTAA
- a CDS encoding uncharacterized protein (ID:PFLUO_005827-T1.cds;~source:funannotate), with protein sequence MGSVTKTPQFDIPIHCKAGVVVNEGPDFHVEVQMVPVPEPGPDDVLIRLNFTGLCGSDIHLMQGDLGTPPMSNWGVRSPGHEGAGVVVKLGSNVKNFKLGDRAGIKPILDTCGSCALCWHDKETYCKDAVHTGLMATGTYQQYIVSPARYASPIPDGIPDEIAAPIMCSASTIYRSLTESNLQAGAWVVFPGGAGGVGIQGVQLAQAMGMRPIVVDSGESKKALAMEMGAESFIDFQKAEPAKAVIEVADGIGAHGVVVTAPAAYKSAVSYIGNRIGAIIMCIGLPPAKSMILGTDPCEFIFKNLTIKGTLVGSRKDTAGALDFARRGMLKQISAVYPINRLPEAVEKLRRGQVAGRIVVNFDWEE encoded by the exons ATGGGATCCGTAACCAAAACCCCTCAGTTCGATATCCCCATCCACTGCAAAGCGGGCGTGGTTGTCAACGAAGGGCCGGACTTTCATGTCGAGGTGCAAATGGTTCCTGTTCCTGAGCCGG GCCCCGATGATGTTTTGATCCGCCTCAACTTCACTGGGCTTTGCGGATCTGACATCCATCTCATGCAGGGGGATCTGGGAACCCCCCCGATGTCAAATTGGGGTGTGCGGTCCCCTGGCCATGAGGGTGCtggagtggtggtgaagctCGGTTCCAATGTTAAGAACTTTAAACTCGGTGACAGAGCCGGGATCAAGCCGATTCTCGATACGTGTGGCTCCTGTGCACTGTGCTGGCATGACAAAGAGACATACTGCAAGGACGCAGTTCACACCGGCCTAATGGCCACTG GGACGTATCAACAGTACATTGTGTCGCCGGCGCGGTACGCGTCGCCTATCCCCGACGGGATCCCTGACGAGATCGCCGCGCCCATTATGTGCAGCGCGAGCACAATTTACCGTTCTCTCACCGAGTCCAACCTGCAAGCCGGAGCGTGGGTTGTTTTTCCCGGAGGCGCCGGTGGTGTAGGTATTCAAGGGGTCCAGTTAGCTCAAGCGATGGGGATGCGGCCCATTGTGGTGGACAGCGGTGAGTCGAAAAAAGCCTTGGCAATGGAGATGGGTGCAGAGTCATTCATAGACTTTCAGAAAGCAGAGCCTGCCAAGGCCGTGATTGAGGTTGCGGATGGCATTGGCGCGCACGGAGTGGTCGTGACAGCTCCGGCTGCTTACAAGTCAGCCGTTTCTTATATTGGCAACCGCATCGGTGCCATAATAATGTGTATTGGCCTGCCGCCGGCCAAATCGATGATTCTTGGCACTGATCCGTGTGAGTTCATCTTCAAGAACTTGACTATCAAGGGGACTCTCGTGGGCAGTCGAAAGGACACGGCAGGGGCGTTGGATTTTGCTCGGCGGGGAATGCTCAAGCAGATAAGCGCAGTGTATCCAATCAACCGGCTGCCAGAGGCTGTTGAAAAGTTGCGCCGGGGCCAGGTGGCAGGTCGGATTGTGGTTAATTTCGATTGGGAGGAGTAG